The sequence GCAGGTCGTGCAATGAGACCGCGCGCTCGCTGTCCTTTACCGTGAAATCAGGCGCTGGCGTCCCAATTCCCGGCGGCCGAGTTCCGCTATAACAGCCGCTCAATAGGCCAGCCACAAGCAATGCGAACCAGGAGAGATGCTTCACAAAGCTATAATAAACAATTCGTATGCTTAGGTCTCCGACTGACTCAAAGCGACAGCCGGGAGAGCAGGGAAGCGATGCTCCCGAGGTTTCCGTAATTGTCCCCGCGCGTAATGAGGAAGACTGCCTGGGAGCCTGCCTGCAGTCCATCGTGACTCAGGATGCAGTTGATTTCGAGGTCATCGTGGTGGACGACGATTCCACCGACCGCACTCGCGAAATCGCCTCGTCGTTTGCGAATGTCCAGGTTGTGCACGCCGCTCCCCTGCGCCCTGGCCGCACCGGCAAGTCGAACGCCCTCGCCACCGGTGCGACTCATGCGCGTGGCACCGGGCTGCTTTTTACCGACGCTGATACCGTGCATTTGCCGGGATCACTCGGCCGCACTGTGCTCGAAGCTCAGGCACACCACGCTGCGCTCCTTTCTTATTCTCCCGCCCAGGAAGTGCACGGGTTTTGGGAAAAGGCCATTATGCCGGTGGTCTTTGCCGAACTCACGGCCACCTTCCGCACCGAAGACGTTAACGATCCTGCCTCTCCCGTCGCTGCCGCCAATGGTCAGTATCTGTTTATCCGCCGCGATGTTTATGAGAGCATCGGTGGGTTCGCCTCACTTTCCCAAAGCCTGCTCGAAGACGTGGATCTGGCCCGCGCTGTAAAGCGTGCGGGTTATCCTGTGTATTTCCGCTTCGGCGGGGACGCCGTACGCACGCGCATGTACCGCAACTTCGCTGATCTTCGCCAGGGCTGGACCAAAAATCTGGCGCTGCTCTTTCCATCGCCGGGACAACTTGCGATCAAGCGCGCCTTGGAATTTCTGGTCGTGCTTGTTGGGACGACCACCGCTCTCATTGCCGCTCTAAAAAACGCTCCCGGTCTGGCCGTATCAGCCGGAGCCCTCGCCGCCACCCTCTATGCCCTCTTTTTACGCCGTATTCGTCGCGCCCATTTCGGCTGGGACGCCAACCTGCTGGCAATCTTCGGCTTGCCAGTTTTCGTGTTACTTTTGCGGCGCTCGCAACTCTCTCATAGGCGAGGGGCGATCGTATGGAAAGGTCGTACCTACGGAGGACGTGCATTCCCGGCGCAGAAACCGGGAGACATGCGCGCGGAAGCTGTTGGCGCGCACCGGAGTGGCACCTAGGTTACGAGGAACTTCATGGTTTACCTGACCCGCAAAGCCGAGTTTTCCGCCTCGCACTACTACCACAATCCGGACCTGAGCCCGGAGGAAAATCGCCGCCTTTTCGGAAAGTGCAACAATCCCAACGGTCACGGGCACAACTACACTCTCGAAGTTACCGTCAAAGGCGAGGTCAATCCCCGCTCCGGTTTCGTGGTGGACCTCAAGCAGCTCAAGGACATTCTCAACCGCGAAGTTCTCGATGCCATGGATCACCGCTTCTTGAACAAAGAGGTGCCAGAATTCGCTCGGCAAATTCCCACTACCGAAAACATTGCCATTGCCGTCTGGCAGCGTCTGCAGCCGCGTCTTCAAGCTGCGCAACTGCATCGGGTGCGAGTTTACGAGACACCCGACTTGTTCGTGGATTTTTATGGGGAGCCATGAAAGCTCATCTCACACGCCGCTATATGTTTTCTGCGTCGCACCGCCTGCACAGCGAGCAGATGTCGGAGGAGGAAAATCGCCGCACGTACGGCAAGTGCAATAATCCCTATGGTCACGGTCATAACTACGCGCTTGAAGTAACCGTCAGCGGCCAGGTAGATCCGAGCACGGGAATGGTCTGCAATCTTGTGGATCTCGATCATTTTGTCGAACGAGAGGTGCTGCAGCGCTTCGACCACGAGAATCTGAACCTTCGCCCGGAGTTCAAAACTGACGTTCCCACGACAGAAAACTTGTGTACTGAGATTTATAACGTTTTGCATCGCGGCTTCCGCGCCGCTCATCTGGAGAAGGTCAGATTAGAAGAGACCATGATGAATTCGTTCGAGTACGCCGGCCAGGCTGAGCTCCGCCATTAGCCGGCAGGGAGCAGGGAAGCAATGAAGGAAACCGTAGCCACCACGCTAACCAGCGCCAGCTTTGAAGAGCTGGTGCGAGAAATGATTATTCGGTTGGGTGAAGATCCCAAACGGGAAGGGCTGGAGCGAACGCCCACACGAGTGCATCATGCTTTAGAGCAGCTCACGCGCGGTTACCGGGAAGATCCCGAAAGCATCTTGCGCGGCGCTCTGTTTACCGTGAGCTACGATGAAATGGTAATTGTCAAGGATATTGAGATGTTCAGCCTGTGCGAGCACCACCTGCTGCCCTTCTTCGGCAAAGTGCATGTGGCCTACATTCCCAAAGGCAAAGTGATCGGCCTCAGCAAACTCCCCCGCCTGGTGGATGTTTTTGCCCGCCGCCTGCAAGTGCAGGAGCGCCTTACGACCCAGATCGCAGAGACCATTCAGAACGCTATCGAACCCCAAGGCGTGGGTGTAGTGATCGAGGCGCGCCACCTGTGCATGATGATGCGTGGCGTTGAAAAGCAACACTCTGCCGCGGTGACTTCATCCATGCTCGGCGTCTTCCGCGACGGCCGTGAGACCCGCGAAGAGTTCCTCTCCCTCATTCGCCAACGCACCAACGGAGTCTAGAACTTGCCAAAGCCCGATGGCGAACGCCTGGCCGGCAAGATTGCCCTGGTCACTGGCGCTACGCGTGGTATCGGTCTCGCCATAGCGCGAGTTCTCGCTGCCGAAGGCTGTCAGCTGGTGATCACCGGACGCGACAACCAGACACTGCAAGCTGTCGCGCGTGATCTCTCGCCGGCCGAAGTTCTTGCCCAACCCTGCGACGTCCGCGATCCGTCTTCCGTTTCAGCTCTCTTCGCAGCCATCAAACAAGAGTTCGGCCATCTCGATTCTCTCATCAACAATGCCGGCGTTTCCCATGCAATTGCCAGTGTCGAAAAATTACTGCTCGAGGCCTGGACCGATGTAATTGCCACCAACCTGACGGGCACATTCCTGGTCACGCGCGCGGCGCTGCCACTCCTGGGTAATGGCGGCGCGATCGTCAATAACCTTTCCATAGCAGCCATCCGCGTCTTTGCCGGCCAGGCCGCCTATTGCGCGTCCAAGCACGCCGCGCTGGCACTCACCAAAAGCCTTCGCGAAGAAGTTCGCCCGCTAGGTATTCGCGTAATCGCTTTATTGCCCGGGGCCACCGATACCGACATCTGGCAGCAGTTCTGGCCGGATGCTCCGCGTGCACGCATGCTTCGCCCTGAAACCGTTGCTGCCGCCGTTCTAGACGCCATCCTGCTGCCCCCCGACAGCACCGTGGAAGAGGTCGTCCTGATGCCCACCAGCGGCGCCCTTTAAAAACGTTGGTACAATTTGGCAGGAAGCGCTAGTGCATCCTGAGCTCAGTTCCCCAACTTCTCGCGCACTATACGCTTTTGAAAACAGAAGCTGCGGAAAACGACCGGACTAATTAGACCAGGACTTTCCTCGGTGGCACGCAAACCGAATCAAACCAGCGGCTTATAAACACCTCGGCATGGGCTTCTCCACAGCAGTGCCTTGCCGAATCAGAATTTGCGATCTCGGATTTCCATTTATATACGGCGAGCTTTTCACCGTCGCACTCGATCACAAACCAGTGCAGCGGATGATCACTTACGTTCCCGCAAATCTCGCATTTGTATTCTCTTTGGCTCGTCATGGTCCTCGGATCCCGGGGTCAATTCGGAGTAGGTTCGCAAATTATATATTGCAGGACCGAACCCTCCCATTCATTACGGCTGACCATTCTGCCGATGTACCCATCTGGTCATTGCACCGAAGTCGGGTAACTGTTACCACACTATCGGTAACTGCCCCAATGTGCTTTCGACCAGCAGAATGGTCGAATGTTCATATTTTTTGGGTGGTTAATGGCGCGCGTTGTCTCAGGCCTCCAGGTGCCCTGGTGGTACGGCAGCTTTGCTGTTGCCGGGCTGCTGGTTTCCTGGGGTGTGTGGGGACTGTTCTCTCAGGCCTGGTATGCGCGGCGGCACGGGAAGAAGAACACCTTCGGACGTCAACACGTTGAACTGCTTAGCGATTAACGCGAATTCTTAAATGAAAAGATTAGGTAAATTCGCCCGCCTGTTTGTCGCCTTTGCCGGATCAGTGTGGGGAATGCGGCTCTGCTCCCCGTGGTTGAAAAGCGGTGTACCAACCGTATTTGCCAGCGGCCTGCTGCTCCTCACCGTGCTTTCCGTGGCGTTAGCGATGGTAGTGAACGAAGAAGTTAAAAGAGACACTCTGGAGATGGAAGAAAACCCTGCTTCAAACCCCAACAACAACGTCCTCCAATAAACCTAATTAGTTGTTAGGCAGTTGCTACGCGGAGGAACCCAAAGTAAAAGTTTCCGGGGAGCGGTAAATCCTACCAAAGTCGAACTCTGACTCACTTTGGAAGCGCTGATATACAAGGACTTACCGGAGTTGCCGAGTTGGCATGAGAGATGCAACAACCGGGCCAGACGAAGTGGCGCGCAACAGGGGCGCTCTCGAGAATAAACTTCGGCCAGAGGTTTTCTTGAGCGCCCCTTTTGCTTTTCCTGCGATTCCTGAACTCCTGCTTTGTCACCCCTGCGCACAATTGAACTTGGAAAGCTAGAGCAGCTCAACATTCCATTCGCATTCACGCCAGGACCAGCTTCTCTCCTAAATCTAATCCGCCGCGACGCAGCAAATTCGCCACATCGGTTTCTTTTAGGCGCGAAGCATCAAACTCCACCCGCACCGTGTGGTCCTTCTCACTGAAACTGATGCGTCGTATGCCGTAAACTTCGCGCACTTTGTCAATCGCGCGCAACTCCGCCTCGCCCGGCGTGGCTCCATAACGATAGACAACTTCCAATTGGGTCACTCCCATTCCCTCCGCTGCGAATCGATTCCCGCGAACTCACGATCTAATATAGCCTGTTCATTGAAAAATCATGGTTCCGGACATTAAGCGACAGGGCACGTTGCAGAAGGACCCCGTCTGTGGCATGGACGTAGATCCCGCCTCTGCCAAGCACCAACTCGAGCACGCCGGAAGGACTTACTACTTCTGCTGCGCTAGTTGTGCGGAAAAATTCCGCAGTGATCCCCAGAGATACCTGGCCCGCGAGTACGCCCGGTTAGTACATCCGCAAAAGCCCGCTCCAAAATTGCTTTCCATCCAGCCAGCTTCCACTTCTTACACCTGCCCCATGCACCCGGAAATCCACCAGCCACGTCCCGGCGCATGCCCCAAATGCGGAATGGCATTGGAACCGGAATTTCCCTTTGCACAACCCGCGGCGCAGGTTGAATACACCTGCCCCATGCACCCCGAGGTCATCTCGCCCGTTCCCGGTACATGCCCCAAGTGCGGCATGGCGCTCGAACCGCGAACCGTAGCCGCTGCGACAGAAGAACAAAATCCCGAACTGCGCGACATGAGGCGTCGCTTCTGCTTCAGTGTGGCCCTGACTATACCGACCGTATTTCTGGCCATGTCGGACATGGTTCCTGGCCAGCCGCTGCAGCATGCGCTCGGGGCACGCCTGATCACTTGGCTGGACTTGGCGTTGAGCACTCCCGTAGTGCTCTGGGGTGGATGGCCGTTCTTCCAGCGTGGCTGGGCCTCAATCAAGAACCGCAGCGCCAACATGTTCACCCTGATCGCCATGGGCATCGGGGTGGCCTATGTGTACAGCGTGATCGCCACCGTGGCACCCGCCATGCTTCCACCTTCCTTTCGCGGCGAAGGCGGTACTGCCCACGTTTATTTCGAAATCGCCGCGTCAATCACTGCTCTGGTCCTGTTAGGACAAGTGCTGGAGCTGCGCGCCCGCAGCCAGACCAGCAGCGCCATTCGCGCGCTGCTCGACCTCTCCCCGAAAATCGCGCGCCGCGTGCTGAGCGGCGGCCTGGAAGAGGACGTTCCTCTTGCCCAGGTGCAGCCGGGCGATCGCCTGCGCGTTCGCCCGGGAGAAAAAATCCCGGTAGATGGCGTGGTTCTTGAGGGCCAGAGTTCGATGGATGAATCCATGATCACGGGCGAATCGCTCCCCATAGAGAAAGGCCCCGGCAGCCGTCTCATCGGTGGCAGCGTGAACGGCACCGGATCATTGATCATGCGCGCCGAGCGTGTCGGCTCGGAAACGCTGCTGGCGCAAATTGTGCGCATGGTCAGCGAGGCCCAGCGCAGCCGCGCTCCCATTCAGCGTCTTGCCGATCGCGTCTCGGCCTGGTTCGTGCCCCTAGTGATTGCCATTGCCATATTGACGTTTGTCGCCTGGGCCATTTTCGGCCCGCAGCCGCGACTCGCCTACGCCCTGGTGAACGCCGTGGCTGTGCTGATTATTGCTTGCCCGTGCGCGCTCGGCCTCGCCACCCCGATCGCCATAATGGTTGCCACCGGACGAGGTGCCCACGCCGGCATGCTCATCCGCCATGCCGAAGCGCTCGAACTCCTGCAAAAAGTGGACACGCTGGTGGTGGACAAAACCGGTACGCTCACCGAAGGCAAGCCGCGCGTTCTCTCTGTCATTGCGTCCGGAATCGAAGAAAATCAACTCTTGCGTCTGCTGGCCAGCTTGGAGCAGGGAAGCGAGCACCCACTCGCTGGCGCCATGCTCATGGCCGCACGAGAGCGGGATCTAAAGCTGTCCGAGGTGCGCGAGTTTCGCTCGCTCACCGGCCAGGGTATCGTTGGCAGAGTGGAGAGTAAAGCCGGGGGCAGGGAAGTGGCCGCCGGCAATGAGAAGCTCTTCCAGGAACTGAAGATCGACCTCGCGCCGTTGCAACAGCGCGCTCAGGAACTGCGCGAGCAAGGCCAAACGGTCGTCTTTGTCGCGGTTGATGGCAAGCCGTCCGGGCTGATCGGCATTGCTGATCCGATAAAACAGTCCACACCCCAGGCACTCAGCGACCTGCGCCGGCAGGGAATTCGCCTCATGATGCTCACCGGCGATAACCGTGCTACCGCGCGGGCCGTTGCGAAAGAGCTGGGCTTGGGTGAGGGAGAATTCGAGGCCGAAGTCCTGCCCCATCGCAAGCTCGAGGTCGTTCGCGACCTGCAGGCCAAAGGGCGCGTGGTCGCAATGGCGGGAGATGGCATCAACGATGCGCCCGCGCTCGCCCAGGCTGACGTCGGCATTGCCATGGGCACGGGCACGGACGTTGCCATTGAGAGCGGCGGCATCACCCTGGTGAAAGGCGACCTGCGCGGTATCGTTCGCGCACGGCGGCTAAGCCAGGCAACCATGCGCAATATCCGCCAGAATCTCTTTTTCGCCTTCGTCTATAACTCGCTTGGAGTCCCCCTCGCCGCCGGCGTGCTGTATCCCTTCTTTGGCTTGCTGCTCAGTCCCATCATCGCCGCCGCGGCCATGAGCTTCAGTTCCGTGTCCGTGATAACCAACTCTTTGCGCTTACGTAAGCTGCAACTCTAGTCGAAATAGTAGGTTTATAATGACTGCATCGTGCCCAAATATTCCATCGTCGTCCCCCTGCACAATGAGCAGGAGAACGTTACCGAACTTTACGACCGTCTGAAGGCAACGATGGAAACCACGGGCGAGCCCTTCGAACTTGTGTTCGTGGACGACGGCAGCGTGGATGGAACGTTTTCATTGCTGCGAGAAATTCAGGCGGTTGATAGCCGCGTCACCGTCGTCAAGCTGCGCCGCAATTTCGGACAGACTTCTGCGCTTGCCGCGGGCTTCGACCATTCGCGCGGACAGTACATCATCGCCATGGATGGCGATCTGCAGCACGATCCCGCCGACATCCCGATGTTCCTGGAGAAAATCGCCGAGGGTTACGACATCGTGAGCGGCTGGCGCAAGCGCCGGATTGACAATCTCTGGCTGCGCCGAATTCCGTCCGCCTGTGCCAACTGGCTAATGGCGCGCGTCAGCCAGGTGAACATCCATGATTTCGGCACAACCTTCAAAGCCTATCGCCGCGAAATTCTCGAGAACGTCCCGTTGTATGGCGAACTGCATCGCTTCATTCCCGCATTGGCGTCATGGCAGGGGGCATCCATTTGCGAAGTGCCCATCCGCAACACCAATCGCGAGCGCGGCGAGTCGCACTACGGTCTTTCCCGCACCTTCCGTGTCTTCTTTGACCTGATTACCATCCGCTTCCTGCTGCGCTATCTTTCCCGGCCACTGCATTTCTTCGGCAGCCTGGGATTGCTCAGCATGCTGACGGGCGCCACCTTCTCGGGTCTGCTGATCGCTAAAAAACTTCTCTACGGTACCCAGATCATGACCCAGCACGGCCCTCTAATGGTGTTCGCCGCCGTGCTCATTCTCGCCGGAATCCAGTTGCTGGCTTTTGGACTACTCGGCGAAATGCAGGTCCGCCACTATCACGAGCCCGCCCGTCGCGCTCCTTACGCAGTTGATCGGGTGCTTCGCGCCCAAAGCGAAGAACACAGCGTTTCTGAATAATTGCATCATTAGGCAAATGAATCATTGACTCATTGATTCATCGCAATGATTCAATCCCTCAATCGCTTGCTCTCACCTGTTACTCTCTTTCAATGGCCAGGAGAGGCTCGGGTCACGGTACCGCCTACGTACGGATGCAGAAGAATTACTGCTTTGGTTGCGGCAA comes from Terriglobales bacterium and encodes:
- a CDS encoding heavy metal translocating P-type ATPase, yielding MVPDIKRQGTLQKDPVCGMDVDPASAKHQLEHAGRTYYFCCASCAEKFRSDPQRYLAREYARLVHPQKPAPKLLSIQPASTSYTCPMHPEIHQPRPGACPKCGMALEPEFPFAQPAAQVEYTCPMHPEVISPVPGTCPKCGMALEPRTVAAATEEQNPELRDMRRRFCFSVALTIPTVFLAMSDMVPGQPLQHALGARLITWLDLALSTPVVLWGGWPFFQRGWASIKNRSANMFTLIAMGIGVAYVYSVIATVAPAMLPPSFRGEGGTAHVYFEIAASITALVLLGQVLELRARSQTSSAIRALLDLSPKIARRVLSGGLEEDVPLAQVQPGDRLRVRPGEKIPVDGVVLEGQSSMDESMITGESLPIEKGPGSRLIGGSVNGTGSLIMRAERVGSETLLAQIVRMVSEAQRSRAPIQRLADRVSAWFVPLVIAIAILTFVAWAIFGPQPRLAYALVNAVAVLIIACPCALGLATPIAIMVATGRGAHAGMLIRHAEALELLQKVDTLVVDKTGTLTEGKPRVLSVIASGIEENQLLRLLASLEQGSEHPLAGAMLMAARERDLKLSEVREFRSLTGQGIVGRVESKAGGREVAAGNEKLFQELKIDLAPLQQRAQELREQGQTVVFVAVDGKPSGLIGIADPIKQSTPQALSDLRRQGIRLMMLTGDNRATARAVAKELGLGEGEFEAEVLPHRKLEVVRDLQAKGRVVAMAGDGINDAPALAQADVGIAMGTGTDVAIESGGITLVKGDLRGIVRARRLSQATMRNIRQNLFFAFVYNSLGVPLAAGVLYPFFGLLLSPIIAAAAMSFSSVSVITNSLRLRKLQL
- a CDS encoding glycosyltransferase yields the protein MLRSPTDSKRQPGEQGSDAPEVSVIVPARNEEDCLGACLQSIVTQDAVDFEVIVVDDDSTDRTREIASSFANVQVVHAAPLRPGRTGKSNALATGATHARGTGLLFTDADTVHLPGSLGRTVLEAQAHHAALLSYSPAQEVHGFWEKAIMPVVFAELTATFRTEDVNDPASPVAAANGQYLFIRRDVYESIGGFASLSQSLLEDVDLARAVKRAGYPVYFRFGGDAVRTRMYRNFADLRQGWTKNLALLFPSPGQLAIKRALEFLVVLVGTTTALIAALKNAPGLAVSAGALAATLYALFLRRIRRAHFGWDANLLAIFGLPVFVLLLRRSQLSHRRGAIVWKGRTYGGRAFPAQKPGDMRAEAVGAHRSGT
- a CDS encoding 6-carboxytetrahydropterin synthase produces the protein MKAHLTRRYMFSASHRLHSEQMSEEENRRTYGKCNNPYGHGHNYALEVTVSGQVDPSTGMVCNLVDLDHFVEREVLQRFDHENLNLRPEFKTDVPTTENLCTEIYNVLHRGFRAAHLEKVRLEETMMNSFEYAGQAELRH
- a CDS encoding glycosyltransferase family 2 protein gives rise to the protein MPKYSIVVPLHNEQENVTELYDRLKATMETTGEPFELVFVDDGSVDGTFSLLREIQAVDSRVTVVKLRRNFGQTSALAAGFDHSRGQYIIAMDGDLQHDPADIPMFLEKIAEGYDIVSGWRKRRIDNLWLRRIPSACANWLMARVSQVNIHDFGTTFKAYRREILENVPLYGELHRFIPALASWQGASICEVPIRNTNRERGESHYGLSRTFRVFFDLITIRFLLRYLSRPLHFFGSLGLLSMLTGATFSGLLIAKKLLYGTQIMTQHGPLMVFAAVLILAGIQLLAFGLLGEMQVRHYHEPARRAPYAVDRVLRAQSEEHSVSE
- the folE gene encoding GTP cyclohydrolase I FolE; this translates as MKETVATTLTSASFEELVREMIIRLGEDPKREGLERTPTRVHHALEQLTRGYREDPESILRGALFTVSYDEMVIVKDIEMFSLCEHHLLPFFGKVHVAYIPKGKVIGLSKLPRLVDVFARRLQVQERLTTQIAETIQNAIEPQGVGVVIEARHLCMMMRGVEKQHSAAVTSSMLGVFRDGRETREEFLSLIRQRTNGV
- a CDS encoding 6-carboxytetrahydropterin synthase, which encodes MVYLTRKAEFSASHYYHNPDLSPEENRRLFGKCNNPNGHGHNYTLEVTVKGEVNPRSGFVVDLKQLKDILNREVLDAMDHRFLNKEVPEFARQIPTTENIAIAVWQRLQPRLQAAQLHRVRVYETPDLFVDFYGEP
- a CDS encoding SDR family oxidoreductase, with protein sequence MPKPDGERLAGKIALVTGATRGIGLAIARVLAAEGCQLVITGRDNQTLQAVARDLSPAEVLAQPCDVRDPSSVSALFAAIKQEFGHLDSLINNAGVSHAIASVEKLLLEAWTDVIATNLTGTFLVTRAALPLLGNGGAIVNNLSIAAIRVFAGQAAYCASKHAALALTKSLREEVRPLGIRVIALLPGATDTDIWQQFWPDAPRARMLRPETVAAAVLDAILLPPDSTVEEVVLMPTSGAL